The Streptomyces kanamyceticus genome window below encodes:
- a CDS encoding ABC transporter permease has translation MLVHSRKGKWATWALFFVLFLPLFALPLLVILAASFAQHWSGAFPSGFTTEHYGSATRGESLQALTTSLVTALSASLLALTVGSWAALAAASLRKGGKRLLDALFMLPVAVPSVVVGLAVLVAFSKPPMILNGTSSIVILAHTILVTAFAYQSVSAAIVRLDPAYEQAAASLGARPSYVLWKVKLPLLLPSLTAAAGLCFALSMGELSATMMLYPPDWMPLPVRIYAATDRGSLFTGAAVAVVLMAATLLVLFAVSRVRTRASYR, from the coding sequence GTGTTGGTGCATAGCCGCAAGGGGAAGTGGGCCACCTGGGCGCTCTTCTTCGTCCTCTTCCTGCCGCTCTTCGCGCTGCCGCTGCTCGTGATCCTCGCGGCGTCGTTCGCCCAGCACTGGTCGGGGGCCTTCCCCTCCGGGTTCACCACCGAGCACTACGGGTCGGCCACCCGAGGGGAGTCGCTCCAGGCGCTCACCACCAGCCTGGTCACGGCCCTCAGCGCCAGCCTGCTCGCGCTGACCGTCGGATCGTGGGCCGCGCTCGCCGCGGCCTCGCTGAGGAAGGGCGGCAAGCGGCTGCTCGACGCGCTGTTCATGCTGCCCGTCGCCGTGCCGTCCGTCGTCGTCGGCCTCGCGGTCCTCGTCGCGTTCAGCAAGCCGCCGATGATCCTCAACGGCACGAGCTCGATCGTGATCCTCGCGCACACCATTCTTGTCACGGCGTTCGCCTACCAGTCGGTTTCGGCTGCCATCGTGCGTCTCGACCCGGCGTACGAACAGGCCGCCGCATCGCTCGGTGCCCGGCCCTCGTACGTCCTGTGGAAGGTGAAGCTGCCGCTCCTGCTGCCGTCCCTGACGGCGGCCGCCGGGCTCTGCTTCGCGCTCTCCATGGGCGAGTTGAGCGCCACGATGATGCTCTACCCGCCGGACTGGATGCCGCTCCCCGTGCGGATCTACGCGGCCACCGACCGAGGCTCCCTCTTCACCGGTGCCGCCGTCGCCGTGGTCCTGATGGCGGCGACGCTGCTGGTGCTCTTCGCCGTGTCCCGCGTCCGCACCCGCGCCTCCTATCGCTGA
- a CDS encoding Gfo/Idh/MocA family protein, which translates to MTGTGSGTPLSVGTPLSDGTPLRVGLVGYGLAGSVFHAPLIAATEGLVLDTVVTSNPERQEQARAEFGDGLRAAASADELWERADELDLIVIASPNKTHVPLATAALKAGLPVVVDKPIAGTAAEARELAALADERGLLLSVFQNRRWDNDFRTLRALIADGELGDIWRFESRFERWRPRPKGGWRESGNPEEIGGLLYDLGSHVVDQALVLFGPAARVYAETDVRRPGAEADDDTFIAITHANGVRSHLYVSATTAQLGPRFRALGSQAGYVKYGLDPQEAALRDGKRPASDTPWGVEPDSMWGRVGSGESPLTGGGRPTPTLPGDYPAYYAAVADALLGTGENPVTAHEAAAALDVIEAARRSARDGVTVTL; encoded by the coding sequence ATGACTGGTACAGGCTCCGGCACCCCTCTCAGCGTCGGCACCCCCCTCAGCGACGGCACCCCCCTCCGCGTCGGCCTCGTCGGGTACGGCCTCGCGGGTTCCGTCTTCCACGCCCCGCTGATCGCCGCCACCGAAGGGCTCGTCCTCGACACCGTCGTGACGTCGAACCCGGAGCGGCAGGAGCAGGCCCGCGCCGAGTTCGGCGACGGGCTGCGCGCCGCCGCGTCGGCCGACGAGCTGTGGGAGCGTGCCGACGAGCTCGACCTGATCGTCATCGCGTCCCCGAACAAGACCCATGTGCCGCTGGCCACCGCCGCCCTCAAGGCGGGCCTGCCGGTCGTCGTGGACAAGCCGATCGCGGGCACGGCCGCCGAGGCCCGCGAGCTCGCCGCCCTCGCCGACGAGCGCGGCCTGCTCCTCTCCGTCTTCCAGAACCGGCGCTGGGACAACGACTTCCGTACGCTGCGCGCCCTGATCGCCGACGGCGAGCTCGGCGACATCTGGCGCTTCGAGTCCCGCTTCGAGCGGTGGCGGCCGCGACCCAAGGGCGGCTGGCGCGAGTCCGGGAACCCGGAGGAGATCGGCGGTCTCCTCTACGACCTGGGCAGCCACGTCGTCGACCAGGCGCTCGTGCTCTTCGGCCCGGCGGCCCGCGTGTACGCGGAGACCGATGTGCGCCGCCCCGGCGCCGAGGCCGACGACGACACGTTCATCGCGATCACGCACGCGAACGGCGTCCGCTCGCACCTCTACGTCAGCGCCACCACCGCCCAGCTCGGCCCGCGCTTCCGCGCGCTCGGCTCGCAGGCGGGCTATGTGAAGTACGGCCTGGACCCCCAGGAGGCGGCCCTGCGCGACGGCAAGCGGCCCGCGTCCGACACCCCCTGGGGCGTGGAGCCCGATTCGATGTGGGGCCGGGTCGGCTCCGGAGAGTCCCCGCTGACCGGCGGCGGCCGCCCCACGCCCACGCTGCCCGGCGACTACCCCGCCTACTACGCGGCGGTCGCCGACGCCCTGCTCGGCACCGGCGAGAACCCGGTCACCGCGCACGAGGCGGCCGCGGCCCTCGACGTCATCGAGGCGGCCCGCCGCTCGGCGCGCGACGGCGTGACGGTGACGCTGTGA
- a CDS encoding phosphonatase-like hydrolase gives MSTHRTGLVVLDMAGTTVADGGLVEQAFAAAARELGVEPDSADHAAKLEYVRATMGESKISVFRHLFGEEALAQQANVAFEKAYGTLVDGGRIAPIPGAREAVEELQEDGRTVVLTTGFARVTQDAILDALGWRDLVGLTLCPADAGGRGRPYPDMVLAAFLRTGAVDGVQDVAVAGDTAYDMLSGVRSGASVVAGVLTGAHGDAALREAGATHVLGSVAELPALLRGTG, from the coding sequence TTGAGCACGCACCGTACGGGCCTCGTCGTACTGGACATGGCGGGCACCACCGTCGCCGACGGCGGCCTCGTCGAGCAGGCCTTCGCCGCCGCCGCGCGGGAGCTCGGCGTCGAGCCCGACTCCGCCGACCACGCGGCGAAACTGGAGTACGTCCGCGCCACGATGGGCGAGTCCAAGATCTCCGTCTTCCGGCACCTCTTCGGCGAAGAGGCGCTCGCCCAGCAGGCGAACGTCGCGTTCGAGAAGGCGTACGGGACGCTCGTCGACGGCGGCCGCATCGCCCCGATACCCGGGGCGCGCGAGGCCGTCGAGGAGCTCCAGGAGGACGGCAGGACCGTCGTCCTGACCACCGGGTTCGCCCGCGTCACGCAGGACGCCATCCTCGACGCGCTCGGCTGGCGCGACCTCGTCGGGCTCACCCTGTGTCCCGCCGACGCGGGCGGCCGCGGGCGGCCCTACCCGGACATGGTGCTCGCCGCGTTCCTGCGCACCGGGGCGGTCGACGGGGTCCAGGACGTCGCGGTCGCGGGCGACACGGCGTACGACATGCTCAGCGGCGTACGGTCCGGGGCCTCGGTCGTCGCCGGAGTGCTGACCGGCGCCCACGGCGACGCGGCGCTCCGCGAGGCCGGTGCCACCCACGTCCTCGGCTCCGTCGCCGAACTGCCCGCGCTGCTCCGGGGAACCGGCTGA
- a CDS encoding ABC transporter ATP-binding protein: MGSGIRFDRVSVAYGGNTVLDSLDLTVEPGEVMALLGPSGSGKTTALRAVAGFVRPASGRVFIGERDVTGLPPHQRGIGMVVQQYALFPHMRVADNVAFGMKAQKVAKGEIPGRVAEALEMTGMAAYARRFPRELSGGQQQRVAIARALAIRPGVLLLDEPLSALDAQLRSGMLAELARLHRELPDVSILYVTHDQVEALTLADRIAVMDRARLRDCGTPQELYRAPRTEFTASFVGNANLLPVTVGSAGVSLGGAELKVDTGSAAPGATATLCVRPHLVGLGDGPNPLRGKVSEVQWRGSTHRLYVDVDGQRVKADVRELRTPPAIGDSVTLHFAPEDAVLLSGGVTDG; the protein is encoded by the coding sequence ATGGGCAGCGGCATCCGCTTCGACCGGGTCTCCGTCGCCTACGGCGGGAACACCGTCCTCGACTCGCTCGACCTGACCGTCGAACCCGGCGAGGTCATGGCCCTGCTCGGGCCCTCCGGGTCCGGCAAGACCACCGCGCTGCGGGCCGTCGCGGGCTTCGTGCGGCCCGCCTCCGGGCGGGTGTTCATCGGGGAGCGCGACGTCACGGGCCTGCCGCCGCACCAGCGCGGCATCGGCATGGTCGTCCAGCAGTACGCGCTCTTCCCGCACATGCGCGTCGCGGACAACGTCGCCTTCGGCATGAAGGCGCAGAAGGTGGCGAAGGGCGAGATCCCCGGACGGGTCGCCGAAGCCCTGGAGATGACGGGCATGGCGGCGTACGCGCGGCGCTTCCCGCGCGAGCTGTCCGGCGGGCAGCAGCAGCGGGTCGCGATCGCGCGGGCGCTCGCCATCCGGCCCGGAGTGCTGCTCCTCGACGAGCCGCTGTCCGCGCTCGACGCGCAGCTGCGGTCGGGAATGCTCGCCGAACTCGCCCGGTTGCACCGGGAGTTGCCGGACGTCTCCATTCTGTACGTCACCCATGACCAGGTGGAGGCGCTGACCCTGGCCGACCGGATCGCCGTCATGGACCGGGCGCGGCTGCGGGACTGCGGTACGCCGCAGGAGCTCTATCGGGCGCCTCGGACCGAGTTCACCGCTTCCTTCGTGGGCAACGCGAATCTCCTTCCGGTGACGGTGGGGTCGGCGGGTGTCTCCCTCGGCGGGGCCGAGCTCAAGGTGGACACGGGGTCGGCGGCGCCGGGGGCGACGGCCACGTTGTGCGTGCGGCCGCATCTGGTGGGGCTCGGCGACGGGCCCAACCCCCTCCGGGGGAAGGTGAGCGAGGTCCAATGGCGGGGCTCCACGCATCGGTTGTACGTCGATGTGGATGGTCAGCGGGTGAAGGCGGATGTCCGGGAACTCCGGACACCGCCTGCCATCGGGGACTCGGTCACCTTGCACTTCGCTCCTGAGGACGCGGTGCTCTTGTCCGGCGGGGTGACCGATGGGTAG
- a CDS encoding TIGR03364 family FAD-dependent oxidoreductase — MRVIVVGAGVVGTMHAWHAVERGHEVVQIERESEARGASLRNFGQIWVSGRAGGEELDTALRARELWEGIGERVPGLGFRAIGSLTLVRNERERAVAEAALARPDAAARGYKLLTADEARDLNPALRGEFSAALWCERDAAVEPRTAQLRLREALSKSPRYTFLPGREVREVVGTGSVRDDHGDVHTGDAVVLATGAWLGGLVRELAGPDLPVRRVRLQMMQTEPLGETLTTSVADADSFRYYPAYKSDALDALNAGQAQRPTAEAHKMQLLMVQRADGGLTIGDTHEYEHPFAFDTLEDPYEHLTEVVEGFLGRPLPKIRRRWAGVYAQCVDTSRVVHRQELRPGVWLVTGPGGRGMTCSPAIAEKTADQLGW, encoded by the coding sequence GTGAGAGTCATCGTCGTAGGAGCCGGCGTGGTGGGAACCATGCACGCCTGGCACGCAGTGGAACGCGGCCACGAGGTCGTACAGATCGAGCGCGAGAGCGAGGCCCGCGGGGCGTCGCTGCGCAACTTCGGACAGATATGGGTGAGCGGCCGCGCGGGCGGCGAGGAGCTCGACACCGCGCTGCGCGCCCGGGAGCTCTGGGAGGGCATCGGCGAACGCGTGCCGGGCCTCGGTTTCCGGGCCATCGGCTCGCTGACCCTGGTGCGGAACGAACGCGAGCGCGCCGTCGCCGAGGCGGCGCTCGCCCGCCCGGACGCGGCCGCCCGCGGCTACAAGCTGCTCACCGCCGACGAGGCGCGCGACCTCAACCCCGCCCTGCGCGGCGAGTTCAGCGCCGCCCTGTGGTGCGAGCGGGACGCGGCGGTGGAGCCGCGCACCGCCCAACTGAGGCTGCGCGAAGCCCTGTCGAAGTCCCCGCGCTACACCTTCCTGCCCGGCCGTGAGGTCCGCGAGGTCGTCGGCACGGGCAGCGTCCGCGACGACCACGGTGACGTGCACACCGGCGACGCCGTCGTGCTCGCCACCGGCGCCTGGCTCGGCGGCCTCGTGCGCGAACTGGCGGGCCCCGACCTGCCCGTGCGCCGCGTACGCCTCCAGATGATGCAGACCGAACCGCTCGGCGAGACGCTCACCACCTCCGTCGCCGACGCCGACAGCTTCCGCTACTACCCGGCGTACAAGTCCGACGCGCTCGACGCGCTCAACGCCGGACAGGCCCAGCGGCCGACCGCCGAAGCGCACAAGATGCAGCTGCTCATGGTGCAGCGCGCGGACGGCGGCCTGACCATCGGCGACACCCACGAGTACGAACACCCCTTCGCCTTCGACACCCTCGAAGACCCCTACGAGCACCTCACCGAGGTCGTCGAGGGCTTCCTCGGCCGCCCGCTGCCGAAGATCAGGCGGCGCTGGGCCGGGGTGTACGCGCAGTGCGTCGACACCAGCCGCGTCGTGCACCGACAGGAGCTGCGCCCCGGCGTGTGGCTGGTCACCGGGCCCGGCGGGCGCGGCATGACCTGCTCGCCCGCCATCGCCGAGAAGACCGCGGACCAACTGGGATGGTGA
- a CDS encoding ROK family transcriptional regulator, translated as MKSYVNRANAGVNLPALRGHNAALVLDLLRAAGDGGISRLELAERTGLTPQAVSKITARLRAEGLAADAGRRASTGGKPRTVLRLVPDAGHAVGLHLDRDELTAVLVDLTGAVVAERRAPLAFGAGADAVVAAAAGEVRALLAGHGAVSGVGVALPGPLDHAEGVLHRVTGFPAWDGFPLGDALAERLALPVVVDKDTNAAALGLALAGAAESFAYLHLGTGLGAGLVLGGALYRGERTGAGEFGHQVLQLDGPACACGDRGCVEALCLAAVAGGALDEAARVLGTAAGNLVGLLDIDRVLLGGRTVFAAEDLFVRGVGAVVDERVRRGGGGARVPVALAPGGERGVAEGAAQLVLAPVFGRADVAIPAHRGLSGSPGLSGSPGLSRSSGVREIR; from the coding sequence GTGAAGTCGTACGTGAACAGGGCCAACGCCGGAGTGAACCTGCCTGCGCTGCGCGGCCACAACGCCGCGCTCGTGCTCGATCTGCTGCGCGCGGCGGGCGACGGCGGCATCAGCCGCCTGGAACTCGCCGAGCGCACCGGGCTCACCCCGCAGGCGGTCAGCAAGATCACCGCCCGGCTGCGCGCCGAAGGGCTCGCCGCCGACGCGGGCCGCCGCGCCTCGACGGGCGGCAAGCCGCGCACGGTGCTCCGGCTCGTCCCCGACGCCGGGCACGCCGTCGGACTGCACCTCGACCGCGACGAGCTGACCGCCGTCCTGGTCGACCTGACCGGCGCGGTGGTCGCCGAGCGCCGCGCCCCGCTGGCCTTCGGCGCGGGCGCCGACGCCGTGGTGGCCGCGGCGGCGGGGGAGGTGCGGGCGCTGCTCGCCGGGCACGGCGCGGTGTCCGGCGTCGGCGTGGCGCTGCCGGGCCCGCTCGACCACGCCGAAGGCGTGCTGCACCGGGTGACCGGCTTCCCCGCCTGGGACGGCTTCCCGCTCGGGGACGCGCTCGCGGAGCGGCTCGCGCTGCCCGTCGTGGTCGACAAGGACACCAACGCCGCCGCCCTCGGCCTCGCGCTCGCGGGCGCCGCCGAGTCCTTCGCGTATCTGCACCTGGGCACCGGGCTCGGCGCCGGACTCGTGCTCGGCGGCGCCCTGTACCGGGGCGAGCGCACCGGGGCAGGCGAATTCGGCCACCAGGTGCTCCAGTTGGACGGGCCCGCGTGCGCGTGCGGGGACCGCGGCTGCGTCGAGGCGCTGTGCCTGGCGGCCGTCGCGGGCGGCGCGCTCGACGAGGCGGCACGCGTGCTCGGCACGGCGGCGGGCAACCTCGTCGGGCTCCTCGACATCGACCGCGTCCTGCTCGGCGGACGGACCGTATTCGCCGCCGAGGACCTCTTCGTACGCGGTGTGGGCGCGGTCGTCGACGAGCGGGTGCGGCGCGGCGGCGGGGGAGCGCGGGTGCCCGTCGCGCTCGCTCCCGGCGGGGAGCGCGGGGTCGCGGAGGGGGCGGCCCAGCTGGTGCTCGCGCCGGTCTTCGGCCGGGCGGATGTGGCGATTCCCGCCCATCGGGGCCTTTCCGGTTCGCCGGGCCTTTCTGGTTCGCCGGGGCTTTCCCGTTCATCAGGAGTGAGGGAAATCCGCTGA
- a CDS encoding 2-aminoethylphosphonate ABC transporter substrate-binding protein: MSRLIRARHARTIAAVTGSLVLAGSLSACGGSSAASDEKTVTVYSADGLKGENGDGWYDQVFKDFTKKTGIKVNYVEGGSGEMVQRAVREKSNTQADVIITLPPFIQQADEKGLLQEYKPKGSEQVDGADKDADGKWTSVVNNYFGFIYNKKELSGGKAPKTWEDLTDSSFKDKVQYSTPGVAGDGTAVLIKAMHDFGGKKPAMDYLKKLQTNNVGPSASTGKLAPKVDKGELLAANGDVQMNYAQSKDMPNLGIWFPAKQGGKPTTFALPYAAGLVTKAPHDANAKKFLDYLLGRKAQQQVSEIGGGFAARKDVKATDDNAVALDKIVDGVEVFEPDWADISKNLKAYVEDWKSATGS, from the coding sequence ATGTCCCGCCTTATCCGAGCCCGCCACGCCCGCACGATCGCCGCCGTCACCGGCAGCCTCGTCCTCGCCGGATCCCTCAGCGCGTGCGGCGGCAGCTCCGCCGCGTCCGACGAGAAGACCGTCACCGTCTACAGCGCCGACGGCCTCAAGGGCGAGAACGGCGACGGCTGGTACGACCAGGTCTTCAAGGACTTCACGAAGAAGACCGGCATCAAGGTGAACTACGTCGAGGGCGGCTCCGGCGAGATGGTGCAGCGCGCCGTCCGCGAGAAGTCCAACACGCAGGCCGACGTCATCATCACCCTGCCGCCGTTCATCCAGCAGGCCGACGAGAAGGGCCTGCTGCAGGAGTACAAGCCCAAGGGGTCCGAGCAGGTCGACGGCGCCGACAAGGACGCCGACGGCAAGTGGACCTCCGTCGTGAACAACTACTTCGGCTTCATCTACAACAAGAAGGAGCTGTCGGGCGGCAAGGCGCCCAAGACGTGGGAGGACCTCACCGACAGTTCGTTCAAGGACAAGGTGCAGTACTCCACGCCCGGCGTCGCGGGCGACGGCACCGCCGTGCTCATCAAGGCGATGCACGACTTCGGCGGCAAGAAGCCCGCCATGGACTACCTGAAGAAGCTCCAGACCAACAACGTCGGCCCGTCCGCCTCCACCGGCAAGCTCGCGCCCAAGGTCGACAAGGGCGAGCTGCTCGCCGCCAACGGCGACGTCCAGATGAACTACGCGCAGTCCAAGGACATGCCGAACCTCGGCATCTGGTTCCCCGCCAAGCAGGGCGGCAAGCCGACCACCTTCGCCCTGCCCTACGCGGCCGGGCTCGTCACCAAGGCCCCGCACGACGCCAACGCCAAGAAGTTCCTCGACTACCTGCTCGGCCGCAAGGCCCAGCAGCAGGTCAGCGAGATCGGCGGCGGCTTCGCGGCCCGCAAGGACGTCAAGGCCACCGACGACAACGCGGTCGCGCTCGACAAGATCGTGGACGGCGTCGAGGTCTTCGAGCCCGACTGGGCGGACATCTCCAAGAACCTCAAGGCGTACGTCGAGGACTGGAAGTCGGCGACGGGTAGCTGA
- a CDS encoding heme-degrading domain-containing protein yields MTTPASSPTPTPTVAELEEQERRLVLPHFTYDDAWRLGTLLVGLAREREAPVAIDIRRGGQQLFHAALPGSTPDNDAWIDRKRRVVERYGCASYLVGARFRAKGTTFEESSHLDLDVYAAHGGAFPLAVEGAGVIGTVVVSGLPQVADHALVVEALERFMA; encoded by the coding sequence GTGACGACGCCCGCGTCCTCGCCCACACCCACGCCCACGGTCGCCGAGCTGGAGGAGCAGGAGCGCCGCCTTGTCCTGCCCCACTTCACGTACGACGACGCCTGGCGGCTCGGCACGCTCCTGGTCGGCCTGGCCCGCGAGCGCGAGGCCCCCGTCGCCATCGACATCCGGCGCGGCGGCCAGCAGCTGTTCCACGCGGCGCTGCCGGGATCGACGCCCGACAACGACGCCTGGATCGACCGCAAGCGCCGCGTCGTCGAGCGCTACGGCTGCGCCTCGTACCTGGTCGGCGCCCGCTTCCGCGCCAAGGGCACCACGTTCGAGGAGTCCTCTCACCTGGACCTCGACGTCTACGCGGCGCACGGCGGCGCGTTCCCCCTCGCGGTCGAGGGCGCGGGGGTCATCGGCACGGTGGTGGTGTCGGGGTTGCCACAGGTGGCGGATCACGCACTGGTGGTGGAGGCACTGGAGCGGTTCATGGCCTAG
- a CDS encoding GntR family transcriptional regulator: MDNPNTAQPPAHLLDQAPGAPVRSGIPEHGRIPKYYAVKARIAVLIEELGDGKALPTERDLAVRYEVARETVRQALRELLLEGRLRRQGRGTVVAGPKLEQPLSLASYTEGVRRQGRRPGRHLISLDRFPCPPVLAAEIRADVGEPVWHMERVLLADDERVGLESTYVPVGLVPRLDGDFEPDSSFYAYLRDELGIAFGDADERIETVLATPREALLVGTPPALPMLLIHRLSRDTSGRPLERVRTLYRGDRFSFTTHLGHTAGVTDNG; the protein is encoded by the coding sequence GTGGACAACCCGAACACCGCGCAGCCGCCCGCCCACCTGCTCGACCAGGCCCCCGGCGCCCCCGTGCGCTCCGGCATCCCGGAGCACGGACGCATCCCGAAGTACTACGCCGTGAAGGCCAGGATCGCCGTCCTCATCGAGGAGTTGGGGGACGGCAAGGCGCTGCCCACCGAGCGGGATCTCGCCGTGCGCTACGAGGTGGCGCGCGAGACCGTGCGCCAGGCGCTGCGCGAACTGCTCCTGGAGGGACGGCTGCGCAGGCAGGGCCGCGGCACCGTCGTCGCGGGCCCCAAGCTGGAGCAGCCGCTGTCGCTCGCGAGTTACACCGAAGGCGTACGACGGCAGGGGCGCAGGCCGGGACGTCACCTCATCTCCCTCGACCGCTTCCCGTGCCCGCCCGTGCTCGCCGCGGAGATCCGCGCCGACGTGGGCGAACCCGTCTGGCACATGGAGCGCGTGCTGCTCGCCGACGACGAGCGGGTCGGCCTGGAGAGCACCTACGTCCCGGTGGGCCTGGTGCCCCGGCTCGACGGCGACTTCGAGCCGGACTCGTCCTTCTACGCCTATCTGCGCGACGAACTCGGCATCGCCTTCGGGGACGCCGACGAACGGATCGAGACGGTGCTCGCCACCCCGCGCGAGGCGCTGCTCGTCGGGACGCCGCCCGCGCTGCCGATGCTGCTGATCCACCGGCTCTCCCGGGACACCTCGGGACGCCCCCTCGAGCGGGTGCGGACCCTCTACCGGGGCGACCGGTTCTCGTTCACCACGCATCTCGGCCACACCGCGGGCGTCACGGACAACGGCTGA
- a CDS encoding 2-aminoethylphosphonate ABC transporter permease subunit: MPTAVAATAAATGTAKAAGGRGGQPGRKVPAFVWALPPIALLSLFFLYPLALVVQQSVQPDSGGTSLQPYSDVFASEAFREALGTTVWLAVGATVGCLVLGFALALVIAFVPFPGGKAVSRFIDVFLSFPSFLITLALLFVYGTKGMANGVWTDATGAAEGPFQFLTTPWGVLLAEITYFTPFVMRPLLAAFSQLDTAQLEVASSLGAKPWRIVRRVILPEALPALAAGGSLVLVMCLNEFGIVLFTGAKGVTTLPMLVYSKAILESDYPAACVVAVVNIAISVGLYGLYRVVSRRVGA, from the coding sequence ATGCCCACAGCGGTAGCGGCCACTGCCGCCGCGACCGGCACGGCGAAGGCTGCCGGAGGCAGGGGCGGGCAGCCGGGGCGCAAGGTGCCCGCCTTCGTCTGGGCCCTGCCCCCCATCGCCCTCCTCTCCCTCTTCTTCCTCTATCCCCTCGCCCTCGTCGTCCAGCAGTCCGTGCAACCCGACAGCGGGGGGACCTCCCTCCAGCCCTACTCCGACGTGTTCGCCTCCGAGGCGTTCCGGGAGGCGCTCGGGACCACCGTGTGGCTCGCGGTGGGGGCGACCGTGGGGTGCCTCGTGCTGGGGTTCGCCCTCGCGCTCGTCATCGCCTTCGTGCCGTTTCCCGGTGGCAAGGCCGTCTCCCGGTTCATCGACGTCTTCCTCTCCTTCCCGTCCTTCCTGATCACGCTCGCCCTGCTGTTCGTCTACGGGACGAAGGGCATGGCGAACGGGGTGTGGACGGACGCGACGGGCGCCGCCGAGGGGCCTTTCCAGTTCCTCACCACCCCGTGGGGCGTGCTGCTCGCCGAGATCACGTACTTCACGCCCTTCGTGATGCGGCCGCTGCTCGCCGCGTTCTCGCAGCTCGACACCGCGCAGCTGGAGGTCGCGTCGAGCCTGGGCGCCAAGCCGTGGCGGATCGTGCGCCGGGTGATCCTGCCCGAGGCGCTGCCCGCGCTCGCGGCGGGCGGCAGCCTCGTCCTCGTCATGTGTCTGAACGAGTTCGGGATCGTCCTCTTCACGGGGGCCAAGGGCGTCACGACCCTGCCGATGCTCGTCTACAGCAAGGCGATCCTGGAGTCCGACTATCCGGCGGCCTGTGTCGTCGCCGTCGTCAACATCGCGATTTCCGTGGGCCTCTACGGCCTGTACCGGGTGGTGAGCCGTCGTGTTGGTGCATAG